In Sphingopyxis sp. FD7, a single window of DNA contains:
- a CDS encoding LacI family DNA-binding transcriptional regulator, which translates to MISKRTTIVDIARVAGVTPKTVSRALNDAPHVSDTVRRKVKEAAAALDYHPNLAAQSLIARRSFLIGLTYERPSPSYVVELQNGALGRLESGRYRLVVLPFNHVASRPDELGRLLLRAGLDGALLAPPACDQPELLDILDRQKFPYARITPHSDLDRGIVVAMDEVAAAFSIAEHILALGHRDVGIILGDPSHAASRSRLEGYRRAFAAAGVSIAESRVVTGDFTYEVGYRVARELLDRNPRPSAILAQNDDMAVATIAAARDLGLSVPGDLSVAGFDNSEVSRTTWPQLTTVNQPVRQMAWDAADRLIARLDGEEAAPTSQRRDHSHDLLVRASTARPHGS; encoded by the coding sequence ATAATTTCAAAGCGAACCACGATCGTCGACATCGCGCGCGTGGCGGGCGTCACGCCCAAGACCGTATCGCGCGCGCTCAACGACGCCCCGCATGTCAGCGACACCGTGCGCCGCAAGGTCAAGGAAGCCGCGGCCGCGCTCGACTATCACCCCAACCTTGCCGCGCAGAGCCTGATCGCACGCCGCTCCTTTCTCATCGGCCTCACCTACGAGCGTCCGAGTCCCAGCTATGTCGTCGAATTGCAGAACGGCGCGCTCGGCCGTCTGGAAAGCGGGCGCTACCGGCTCGTCGTCCTTCCCTTCAACCATGTTGCCAGCCGACCCGACGAACTCGGGCGGCTGCTTCTGCGCGCCGGGCTGGACGGCGCGCTGCTCGCTCCGCCCGCGTGCGACCAGCCCGAACTGCTCGACATTCTCGACCGGCAGAAATTTCCCTATGCGCGGATCACCCCGCACAGCGATCTCGATCGCGGCATCGTCGTCGCGATGGACGAGGTCGCCGCCGCCTTCAGCATCGCCGAACATATACTGGCTCTGGGACACCGCGACGTCGGCATCATCCTGGGCGACCCTTCGCACGCCGCCAGCCGGAGTCGGCTGGAGGGCTATCGCCGGGCCTTTGCGGCAGCGGGTGTATCCATCGCCGAATCGCGCGTCGTGACGGGCGATTTCACTTACGAGGTCGGTTACCGGGTTGCGCGCGAACTCCTCGATCGCAACCCTCGTCCCTCCGCCATCCTTGCCCAGAACGACGACATGGCGGTGGCTACAATCGCCGCAGCGCGCGACCTTGGCCTGTCGGTTCCCGGTGATCTGTCGGTCGCAGGATTCGACAATTCGGAAGTGTCGCGAACGACATGGCCGCAGCTTACGACCGTGAACCAGCCGGTGCGCCAGATGGCCTGGGATGCCGCCGACCGCTTGATCGCGCGGCTCGACGGAGAGGAAGCCGCGCCGACATCACAGCGACGCGACCATTCGCACGACCTGCTCGTGCGGGCTTCGACTGCCCGGCCGCACGGCAGCTGA
- a CDS encoding MFS transporter: protein MTARRTIPFIVVTIFIDAVGFGIIMPVLPQLVMEVGRIDLPRAIEVGAWIGLVMAVATFLASPVLGNLSDRFGRRRILLLALGGLAVDYALLTVVETLPWLFVARALSGIFGGSYAAAQAAIADITPPTERARNFGFVGAAFGVGFVAGPAIGGFLGEMSPRAPFLAAAILAAANMLYGYFIFPETLPKERRRAFDWRRANPLGAWKTMRALPGMDGVAGVLVLWQIASLVYPMTWSFYCIAQLGWSPGMIGASLAAVGVMIALGQMFVVGPAVARFGERDAATLGILVAVAVYIGYAFTTSTIGAFLLLIPIALQAPVQPSLMAMMSRRASADAQGEVQGISAMAMGLGQLAAPMLLTGTMAYFTADAAPVHFPGAAFIVAAIFGLLAIAMLRRLPRATQTVDQMPPSVTA, encoded by the coding sequence GTGACGGCAAGGCGCACCATTCCCTTCATCGTCGTCACCATCTTCATCGACGCGGTCGGGTTCGGCATCATCATGCCCGTGCTGCCCCAGCTGGTGATGGAGGTCGGGCGGATCGACCTGCCCCGCGCGATCGAGGTCGGCGCGTGGATCGGGCTGGTGATGGCGGTCGCGACCTTCCTCGCCTCGCCGGTGCTCGGCAATCTGTCCGATCGGTTCGGGCGGCGGCGCATCCTGCTCCTCGCGCTCGGCGGGCTCGCGGTCGATTATGCGCTGCTCACCGTGGTTGAAACATTGCCGTGGCTGTTCGTCGCGCGCGCGCTGTCGGGCATCTTCGGCGGCAGCTATGCCGCCGCGCAGGCGGCGATCGCGGACATCACCCCGCCGACGGAACGCGCGCGCAATTTCGGCTTCGTCGGTGCGGCGTTCGGCGTCGGCTTCGTCGCCGGGCCGGCGATCGGCGGCTTCCTGGGCGAGATGAGCCCGCGCGCGCCGTTCCTGGCCGCCGCGATCCTTGCGGCGGCGAACATGCTCTATGGCTATTTCATCTTCCCCGAAACGCTGCCGAAGGAACGTCGCCGCGCCTTCGACTGGCGCCGCGCCAACCCGCTCGGCGCGTGGAAGACGATGCGCGCGCTGCCCGGAATGGACGGCGTCGCCGGGGTGCTCGTGCTGTGGCAGATCGCCAGCCTCGTCTATCCGATGACGTGGAGTTTTTACTGCATCGCGCAGCTTGGCTGGTCGCCGGGAATGATCGGCGCGAGCCTCGCCGCCGTGGGGGTGATGATCGCATTGGGCCAGATGTTCGTTGTCGGCCCCGCGGTCGCGCGCTTTGGCGAGCGCGACGCCGCGACGCTCGGCATCCTCGTCGCGGTCGCGGTTTATATCGGCTATGCTTTCACCACCTCGACGATCGGCGCCTTCCTGCTGCTGATCCCCATCGCGTTGCAGGCGCCGGTGCAGCCCTCGCTGATGGCGATGATGTCGCGCCGCGCCAGCGCCGATGCGCAGGGCGAAGTGCAGGGGATTTCGGCGATGGCGATGGGGCTGGGGCAGCTGGCCGCGCCGATGCTGCTCACCGGGACCATGGCCTATTTCACGGCCGACGCCGCCCCGGTGCATTTCCCCGGCGCCGCGTTCATCGTCGCCGCGATTTTCGGGCTGCTGGCGATCGCGATGCTGCGCCGCCTGCCGCGCGCGACGCAGACCGTGGATCAGATGCCGCCGTCGGTCACCGCATAG
- a CDS encoding transposase, whose amino-acid sequence MSRLPRIVLPGVPHHVTQRGNRRERTFFEEGDYALYLDLLADAAVRHGVAIWSYCLMPNHVHIVAVPRDEDALGRTFRHVHRHYTGYVNARMRVTGHLWQGRFSSVAMDEVHLFAAFRYVALNPVRARLVRRAEDWQWSSTRALIAGADDRVVTVAPTLERIGDFAAFLGEDFDEAFTYAALRKAETLGRPIGSAAWLEEMERATGRKLTPSKRGRKPSEIRG is encoded by the coding sequence ATGAGTCGTCTTCCGCGTATCGTTCTGCCCGGTGTTCCGCATCATGTGACACAGCGCGGCAATCGGCGCGAGCGGACGTTTTTCGAGGAGGGCGATTATGCGCTCTATCTCGACCTGCTCGCCGACGCCGCCGTCCGGCATGGTGTTGCCATCTGGTCCTATTGCCTGATGCCGAACCACGTTCACATCGTCGCCGTGCCCCGCGATGAGGACGCTCTGGGGCGGACATTCCGGCATGTTCACCGCCATTACACCGGCTATGTCAACGCCCGGATGCGGGTGACGGGGCATTTGTGGCAAGGACGGTTCAGTTCGGTGGCGATGGACGAGGTGCACCTGTTTGCGGCGTTTCGCTACGTCGCGCTTAATCCGGTGCGGGCACGGCTGGTGCGCCGCGCCGAAGACTGGCAATGGTCGAGCACAAGGGCGCTGATCGCAGGGGCGGACGATCGGGTTGTGACGGTCGCGCCGACACTCGAACGGATCGGCGACTTTGCCGCCTTTCTGGGCGAGGATTTCGACGAGGCGTTTACCTATGCTGCGCTGCGTAAAGCCGAAACGCTGGGCCGGCCGATCGGCTCGGCCGCCTGGCTGGAGGAAATGGAGCGTGCGACGGGACGGAAGCTGACGCCAAGCAAGCGCGGACGCAAGCCTTCCGAAATTCGGGGATAA
- a CDS encoding glycoside hydrolase family 3 protein yields MSVPRGALMALGVTSLVALASPFGVRAATAGSSTGIGAEAQPANWPARTATVPRDPAVERRVDELIAAMSLEQKVGQVIQADIATVTPDDVYRYHLGSVLNGGNSDPGGRYNAPAKDWLAAADAFYAASMKPNGALPRIPVIWGSDAVHGHNNVVGATLFPHNIGLGAARNPDLIRRIGAATAIEMRVTGLDWTFAPTLAVVRDDRWGRTYEGFGETPEIAASYAAPLIEGLQGRIGDRDWLRGPHIIATAKHFLGDGGTTGGRDQGDAQMSEAALRDLFSPPYLPALDAGVQSVMVSFSSWNGDKMHGNRSLLTGVMKERWNFDGFLVGDWNGHGQVAGCTPTDCPQSLIAGLDMYMAPDSWKELYRTTLDHARNGTLPSARLDEAVRRILRVKVRAGLFEAGKPSSRPYAGRFELLGSKEHRVLAREAVRESLVLLKNAGGVLPLKAKANILVAGDGADNLTKQTGGWTLSWQGTGTRRSDFPNAQTIWEGIEAEVKAAGGTATLAIDGRYSVKPDAAIVVFGEDPYAEFQGDRPDVGYDDARNLAIMRRLKAEGVPVVAVFLSGRAMWVNPFLNASDAFVAAWLPGSEGGGVADLLFGKADFKGKLPYSWPRSSDQTAVNVGDADYDPLFPYGFGLTFADKGELAPLPEARATSAAPDPGILFAAGKPGSGRRLLLGPPGALSTNPGPDRIEARAADRVAQEDSVRLRWTGAGLAVAAIVEDAPVDLMREANGELALEVELRVNAAPSADVSLLMGCGTNCTGGFPLRRVLTEAAATGKWTRIAVPLRCFARAGVDMSRVETPLSFATSGTLDITMSAARIASPSGPQLACN; encoded by the coding sequence ATGAGCGTGCCGCGCGGGGCCTTGATGGCGCTTGGAGTGACGTCGTTGGTGGCGCTCGCTTCGCCTTTTGGTGTTCGCGCTGCGACGGCCGGGAGTTCGACCGGGATCGGCGCCGAGGCGCAGCCGGCGAACTGGCCGGCGCGCACTGCCACCGTTCCCCGCGACCCTGCGGTCGAGCGGCGCGTCGATGAACTGATCGCCGCCATGTCGCTCGAGCAGAAGGTGGGTCAAGTCATCCAGGCCGATATCGCCACCGTCACCCCCGACGACGTCTATCGCTATCATCTGGGTTCGGTGCTCAACGGCGGCAATTCGGATCCGGGGGGGCGCTACAATGCGCCCGCGAAAGACTGGCTCGCCGCGGCCGACGCCTTTTACGCCGCCTCGATGAAGCCGAACGGCGCGTTGCCCCGGATTCCGGTGATCTGGGGAAGCGACGCCGTCCACGGCCACAATAATGTCGTCGGAGCGACGCTGTTCCCGCACAATATCGGCCTTGGCGCCGCGCGAAACCCCGACCTTATCCGCCGGATCGGCGCGGCAACCGCGATCGAGATGCGCGTGACCGGGCTCGACTGGACCTTTGCGCCGACGCTCGCGGTGGTGCGCGACGATCGCTGGGGCCGCACCTATGAAGGCTTTGGCGAGACTCCTGAGATTGCAGCGAGCTACGCCGCGCCGCTGATCGAGGGGCTTCAGGGCAGAATCGGCGACAGGGACTGGCTGCGCGGCCCGCATATCATCGCGACCGCCAAGCATTTTCTTGGCGACGGGGGCACGACGGGCGGGCGTGACCAGGGCGATGCCCAGATGTCCGAGGCCGCGCTGCGCGACCTGTTCAGCCCGCCCTATCTTCCGGCGCTCGACGCGGGCGTCCAGTCGGTAATGGTGAGCTTTTCAAGCTGGAACGGCGACAAGATGCACGGCAATCGCTCGCTGCTCACCGGCGTGATGAAGGAGCGCTGGAACTTCGACGGCTTCCTCGTCGGCGACTGGAACGGCCATGGCCAGGTCGCGGGCTGCACACCGACCGACTGTCCGCAATCGCTGATCGCCGGGCTCGACATGTATATGGCGCCCGACAGTTGGAAAGAACTTTACCGGACGACGCTCGATCACGCGCGAAACGGAACATTGCCGTCAGCGCGGCTCGACGAGGCGGTGCGCCGCATCCTGCGCGTCAAGGTCCGCGCCGGGCTGTTCGAGGCCGGAAAGCCATCGTCGCGGCCCTATGCCGGTCGGTTCGAGCTGTTGGGCAGCAAGGAGCATCGTGTGCTCGCGCGCGAAGCGGTTCGCGAATCGCTCGTGCTCCTGAAGAACGCGGGCGGGGTTCTGCCGCTCAAGGCCAAAGCGAATATCCTTGTCGCGGGCGACGGCGCCGACAATCTGACCAAGCAGACGGGCGGCTGGACGCTGAGCTGGCAGGGGACGGGAACCAGGCGCAGCGACTTTCCGAACGCCCAGACGATCTGGGAAGGGATCGAGGCCGAGGTGAAAGCGGCGGGCGGGACCGCGACGCTGGCGATCGACGGACGTTATTCGGTGAAGCCCGACGCGGCGATCGTGGTGTTCGGCGAGGATCCCTATGCCGAGTTTCAGGGCGATCGCCCCGACGTCGGCTATGACGATGCCAGGAATCTGGCGATCATGCGGCGGCTGAAAGCCGAAGGCGTGCCCGTCGTTGCGGTATTCCTGTCGGGCCGCGCCATGTGGGTCAATCCCTTCCTCAATGCGTCGGATGCCTTCGTCGCGGCCTGGCTGCCGGGGTCCGAAGGCGGCGGGGTGGCCGACCTGCTGTTCGGCAAGGCCGACTTCAAGGGGAAGCTGCCCTATAGCTGGCCCAGATCGAGCGACCAGACGGCGGTCAATGTCGGCGATGCCGATTATGATCCGCTCTTTCCTTATGGTTTCGGGCTGACCTTCGCCGACAAGGGCGAGCTTGCCCCGCTGCCCGAAGCGCGCGCCACCAGCGCCGCCCCCGATCCCGGCATCCTTTTCGCCGCCGGAAAGCCTGGCAGCGGCCGACGCCTGCTGCTCGGTCCGCCCGGTGCGCTGTCGACCAATCCCGGCCCCGACCGTATCGAGGCGCGTGCCGCCGATCGCGTGGCGCAGGAGGATTCGGTGCGCCTTCGCTGGACCGGCGCTGGGCTTGCGGTCGCCGCGATCGTCGAAGACGCGCCCGTCGACCTCATGCGCGAGGCGAACGGCGAGCTTGCGCTTGAGGTCGAACTTCGCGTCAACGCGGCGCCGTCCGCCGATGTCAGCCTGCTGATGGGTTGCGGGACGAATTGCACGGGTGGTTTTCCGCTGCGCAGAGTGCTGACCGAGGCCGCCGCGACGGGCAAATGGACGCGGATCGCCGTGCCGCTGCGCTGTTTTGCACGGGCGGGGGTCGACATGAGCCGCGTCGAGACGCCGCTCAGCTTCGCAACATCGGGAACGCTCGACATCACCATGTCCGCGGCGCGCATCGCCTCGCCGTCCGGGCCGCAGCTTGCATGCAATTGA
- a CDS encoding glycoside hydrolase family 6 protein: MKIVAFGLAVTLAGMSVAAWGETPRNAGIFVDPNSTTKQAAERLDGQSRRDALLLSRIASASWFANGTPEMVEAKVREIVDRATAAGQVPVLVAYNIPFRDCALYSAGGASDGAAYLAWIKGFAAGIGERKAIVILEPDGLGIIPWHRTLDGSVENCRPEGQDGRASEARYAQLRGAVAILAALPNSRVYLDGTGSSWLAPGETANRLIKADVARTAGFFLNVSNFESDVRVLPYARWVSDCIALVTRGGIDPRDCPSQYGPALFGDTSTWSATDDAYDRLFEIANLRRDPASQKHAVIDTSRNGRGSWEPPTGKYRDAEIWCNPPGRGLGRRPTLESGNPYVDGFLWIKVPGESDGQCFRGTAGPADPERGMIAPSAGQWFPAQARELIELADPPLASE, from the coding sequence ATGAAGATTGTTGCTTTCGGTCTCGCCGTTACGCTCGCGGGCATGAGCGTGGCTGCATGGGGTGAGACGCCTCGTAATGCGGGAATCTTTGTCGATCCGAACAGCACGACGAAACAGGCTGCCGAACGGCTGGATGGCCAATCGCGGCGTGACGCCCTGCTTTTGTCCCGCATCGCATCGGCGTCGTGGTTTGCCAATGGCACGCCGGAAATGGTCGAGGCCAAGGTCCGCGAGATCGTAGATCGCGCAACGGCCGCGGGGCAGGTTCCCGTCCTTGTAGCCTATAACATTCCGTTCCGGGACTGCGCGCTCTATTCGGCCGGCGGCGCATCTGATGGCGCGGCTTATCTTGCGTGGATCAAGGGTTTCGCGGCGGGCATCGGGGAGCGAAAGGCGATCGTCATTCTCGAACCCGACGGCCTTGGCATCATTCCCTGGCACCGGACGCTCGATGGATCGGTCGAAAATTGCCGGCCTGAGGGGCAGGATGGCCGTGCGTCCGAAGCGAGATACGCGCAATTGCGCGGCGCGGTCGCGATCCTTGCCGCCCTGCCCAATTCGCGCGTGTATCTCGATGGAACCGGCAGCAGCTGGCTTGCGCCGGGGGAAACCGCGAATCGCCTGATCAAGGCCGACGTTGCCCGCACCGCGGGCTTCTTTCTCAACGTCTCGAACTTCGAGAGCGACGTGCGCGTGCTTCCCTACGCGCGCTGGGTCAGCGATTGTATCGCGCTGGTGACGCGCGGCGGGATCGACCCGCGCGACTGCCCAAGCCAGTATGGCCCGGCGCTATTCGGCGATACGTCGACATGGTCGGCAACGGACGACGCATACGACAGGCTGTTCGAGATCGCCAACCTACGGCGCGATCCGGCATCGCAAAAGCATGCGGTGATCGATACCAGCCGCAACGGCAGGGGATCGTGGGAACCGCCGACAGGCAAATATCGGGACGCCGAAATCTGGTGCAACCCACCTGGTCGCGGGTTGGGGCGCCGACCGACGTTGGAGAGCGGCAATCCCTATGTCGATGGCTTTCTGTGGATCAAGGTTCCGGGTGAATCCGACGGGCAATGTTTTCGCGGGACGGCCGGGCCGGCCGATCCCGAACGGGGCATGATTGCGCCGTCGGCGGGGCAATGGTTTCCCGCGCAGGCCCGCGAACTGATCGAACTGGCCGATCCGCCGCTGGCGTCCGAATGA
- a CDS encoding TonB-dependent receptor has product MTRGKLTRAALFALLSTAATIPAHAQTATATDGASKDRDEIIVTANRREENSQDVSGVVQALGADQLRQDGIAELRQLQVAVPGLSIANQEGNVEIFIRGVGSANNTELGDPGAAPHLNGTYIPRPRGLGLMFYDLERVEVNKGPQGTLYGRNALAGTLNIITAKPRFGEFSGYAQAEIANRSSYGAEGALNIPLGETLALRAAGYYINRDYGFKNVSTGAPASGLKPAGLEENYAGRLSLLWEPDDRLSISIVGDYGKETGTGYPGANIFSAVVASGLRPDKLNLKHVVYRGLQGDMENELWGIQGKINYDFGGFGAELTGSYRSVDFYQVNASSDGIDYPGRDLSAVQYDNFSGNFWQTKSKSQVYEARIFANDDQRFRWNLGGFYFNEDQAVGYLALADRGYCCYSATEFTMPDVKGESYAFYADGTFDVTDRLRFLAGIRYTEEKKSRYGIGGNWALTLGGENFDCCFATRVGTEGFRPALLDRPNFDVSNITTPQGMAQFLIEGIKTPGLRDTLIAQIGSIADGTNPNGTCIDRPDIDNGFVNCPALNPSNTNGGFSYANLTIPGQQIGRSKFDYIDWRIGVEYDIDDDHMLYAKVSTGHKSGGFNDSFNGSPIPETFSPEKLLVYEIGSRNSFDAFGRRAIFNLTGFYYDYTNQVFQDLTCINLDETQNPPVCNGYSLVNRNIGASRIYGAEAELRFKLPGNFGLDINAAYLDTKITRGTVADARAQDFGAGGNSPLISLVGNRLPLASKMNVSARLSQWFDAGPGRLDWQALLNYRSSYFLSQFNEDDIVFLDGTRQSAFEAGFPDRQKGYVTLNLGIGYTIDNFRLEAWASNFLNEEVSQKALVGSSLNIRFLNDARSYGLRARVSF; this is encoded by the coding sequence ATGACAAGGGGTAAATTGACGCGTGCGGCGCTTTTCGCGTTGCTTTCGACGGCCGCGACGATTCCGGCGCACGCACAGACCGCCACGGCGACCGATGGCGCAAGCAAGGATCGCGACGAAATCATCGTCACCGCCAACCGCCGCGAGGAAAATTCGCAGGATGTCTCCGGCGTGGTCCAGGCACTGGGCGCCGATCAGCTGCGCCAGGACGGCATCGCCGAACTGCGCCAGTTGCAGGTCGCCGTGCCGGGGCTCAGCATCGCCAACCAGGAAGGCAATGTCGAAATCTTCATTCGCGGCGTCGGTTCGGCGAACAATACCGAACTCGGCGATCCGGGCGCCGCGCCGCACCTCAACGGCACCTATATCCCGCGTCCGCGCGGGCTGGGCCTGATGTTCTATGACCTTGAGCGGGTCGAGGTGAACAAGGGGCCGCAGGGCACGCTTTACGGACGCAATGCGCTCGCGGGTACGCTCAACATCATCACCGCCAAGCCGCGCTTCGGCGAGTTCAGCGGCTATGCGCAGGCCGAGATCGCCAACCGCTCCTCCTATGGCGCCGAAGGCGCGCTCAACATTCCGCTCGGCGAGACGCTCGCGCTGCGCGCGGCGGGTTACTATATCAACCGCGACTATGGTTTCAAAAATGTCTCGACCGGCGCCCCGGCGAGCGGCCTCAAACCCGCGGGCCTCGAAGAAAATTACGCGGGCCGCCTGTCGCTGCTCTGGGAACCCGACGACCGGCTCAGCATTTCGATCGTCGGCGATTATGGCAAGGAGACGGGCACCGGCTATCCGGGCGCGAACATCTTCAGCGCCGTCGTCGCGAGCGGCCTCCGCCCCGACAAGCTCAATCTCAAACATGTCGTCTATCGCGGACTGCAGGGCGACATGGAGAATGAGCTCTGGGGCATCCAGGGCAAGATCAACTATGATTTCGGCGGTTTCGGCGCCGAACTGACCGGCAGCTACCGCTCGGTCGATTTCTATCAGGTCAATGCGTCGAGCGACGGCATCGACTATCCGGGCCGCGATCTCTCGGCGGTCCAGTATGACAATTTCTCGGGCAATTTCTGGCAGACCAAATCGAAAAGCCAGGTTTACGAAGCGCGCATCTTTGCGAACGACGATCAGCGTTTTCGCTGGAACCTTGGAGGCTTCTATTTCAACGAAGACCAGGCGGTCGGCTACCTCGCGCTCGCCGATCGCGGCTATTGCTGTTATTCGGCGACCGAGTTCACGATGCCCGACGTGAAGGGTGAAAGCTATGCCTTCTATGCCGATGGCACGTTCGACGTCACCGACCGGCTGCGCTTCCTCGCCGGCATTCGTTACACCGAGGAAAAGAAATCGCGTTACGGCATCGGCGGCAACTGGGCGCTGACGCTTGGCGGCGAGAATTTCGACTGCTGCTTTGCAACGCGCGTCGGCACCGAAGGCTTCCGCCCGGCGCTGCTCGACCGGCCCAATTTCGATGTCAGCAATATCACGACGCCGCAGGGCATGGCGCAATTCCTGATCGAAGGGATCAAGACACCGGGCCTTCGCGACACGCTGATCGCACAGATCGGCTCGATCGCCGACGGCACCAATCCCAACGGCACCTGCATCGACCGGCCCGACATCGACAATGGGTTCGTCAATTGCCCTGCGCTCAATCCGTCGAATACGAACGGCGGGTTCAGCTATGCGAACCTGACGATTCCCGGCCAGCAGATCGGTCGCTCGAAGTTCGACTACATCGATTGGCGCATTGGCGTCGAATATGACATCGACGACGATCATATGCTCTATGCAAAGGTGTCGACGGGCCACAAATCGGGCGGTTTCAACGACAGTTTCAACGGCTCGCCGATTCCCGAGACGTTCAGCCCCGAAAAGCTGCTCGTCTATGAAATCGGCAGCCGCAACAGCTTCGATGCCTTTGGCCGCCGCGCGATCTTCAACCTGACCGGCTTCTATTATGACTATACGAACCAGGTGTTCCAGGATCTGACCTGTATCAATCTGGACGAGACGCAGAACCCGCCGGTCTGCAACGGCTATTCGCTGGTCAACCGCAACATCGGCGCATCGCGCATCTATGGCGCGGAGGCCGAACTGCGCTTCAAGCTGCCGGGCAATTTCGGGCTCGACATCAACGCTGCCTATCTCGACACGAAGATCACGCGCGGAACCGTGGCAGACGCGCGCGCGCAGGATTTCGGAGCGGGCGGCAATTCGCCGCTGATCAGCCTTGTCGGCAACCGGCTCCCGCTCGCCTCGAAGATGAACGTCAGCGCGCGCCTGTCGCAATGGTTCGACGCCGGGCCGGGCCGCCTCGACTGGCAGGCGCTGCTCAACTATCGCTCCTCCTATTTCCTCAGCCAGTTCAACGAAGACGACATCGTCTTTCTCGACGGAACGCGTCAAAGCGCGTTCGAGGCGGGCTTTCCCGACCGGCAAAAGGGCTATGTCACGCTCAACCTCGGCATTGGCTATACGATCGACAATTTCCGGCTGGAAGCATGGGCAAGCAATTTCCTCAACGAGGAAGTCTCGCAAAAGGCGCTGGTCGGATCGTCGCTCAACATCCGCTTCCTGAACGACGCGCGCAGCTATGGCCTGCGTGCACGGGTCAGCTTTTAG
- a CDS encoding competence/damage-inducible protein A — translation MTDERIWTAAVLVIGDEILSGRTQDKNVSQIATWLDVQGIRLREVRIVPDVEDEIVDALNALRARYDYVFTTGGIGPTHDDITVDAVAKALGVGVIVHPQARAILERYYTARGGELTEARLRMARTPDGAELIPNRMSGAPGIRIGNLFVMAGVPHITAGMLDALTGELEGGAPLVAHTIGAWAAESEVADLLRRGEKEHPGVAIGSYPFFREGKVGANFVIRSVDAAAVAACTAMLTAGLEALGYAVTDGGI, via the coding sequence ATGACCGACGAACGCATCTGGACCGCCGCCGTGCTGGTGATCGGCGACGAAATCCTTTCGGGCCGCACGCAGGACAAGAATGTGTCGCAGATCGCGACCTGGCTCGACGTGCAGGGGATCCGCCTGCGCGAAGTGCGCATCGTCCCCGATGTCGAGGATGAGATCGTCGATGCGCTCAACGCGCTGCGCGCGCGCTACGACTATGTCTTCACCACCGGCGGCATCGGGCCGACGCACGACGACATCACCGTCGATGCGGTCGCCAAGGCGCTCGGCGTCGGCGTGATCGTCCACCCGCAGGCCCGCGCGATCCTCGAACGTTATTACACCGCGCGCGGCGGCGAGCTCACCGAAGCGCGGCTGCGCATGGCGCGCACCCCCGACGGCGCCGAACTGATCCCCAACCGCATGTCGGGCGCGCCGGGCATCCGCATCGGCAATCTGTTCGTGATGGCGGGGGTGCCGCACATCACCGCGGGAATGCTCGACGCGCTGACCGGCGAGCTTGAGGGCGGGGCGCCGCTGGTGGCGCATACGATCGGCGCCTGGGCGGCCGAAAGCGAGGTCGCCGACCTGCTTCGCCGCGGCGAAAAGGAGCATCCGGGGGTCGCGATCGGCAGCTATCCCTTTTTCCGCGAGGGCAAGGTCGGCGCCAATTTCGTCATCCGCTCGGTCGACGCCGCGGCGGTCGCGGCGTGCACCGCGATGCTCACCGCGGGGCTCGAGGCGCTGGGCTATGCGGTGACCGACGGCGGCATCTGA